The Bos indicus isolate NIAB-ARS_2022 breed Sahiwal x Tharparkar chromosome X, NIAB-ARS_B.indTharparkar_mat_pri_1.0, whole genome shotgun sequence genome has a window encoding:
- the LOC139181264 gene encoding protein EOLA1-like → MKFGCLSFRQPYAGFILNGVKTLETRWRPVLRGHQHCTLAVHIARRDWEDAAWRELLEQRLGMSPAQIQALLRDGDKFGRGVIAGLVDIGDTLLCPENLDPEEVEELENQALLPDLRQKYLTVLTNPRWLLQPIPGRGGKDIFLVDIPQHLIPFGQEACPIWAFKR, encoded by the exons ATGAAGTTCGGCTGTCTGTCCTTCAGACAGCCTTATGCAGGTTTCATCTTAAACGGTGTCAAGACCCTGGAGACGCGGTGGCGGCCCGTGCTACGCGGCCACCAGCACTGTACCCTGGCAGTCCACATCGCTCGCCGGGACTGGGAAGATGCAGCTTGGCGGGAGCTGCTGGAGCAGAGGCTGGGAATGAGCCCCGCCCAGATCCAGGCCTTGCTGCGGGATGGGGACAAGTTCGGCCGCGGAGTGATTGCGG GTCTCGTGGACATTGGGGACACTTTGCTGTGCCCAGAAAACCTAGATCCCGAAGAGGTGGAGGAGCTGGAGAATCAAGCCCTGTTGCCTGACCTGCGACAGAAGTACCTGACTGTGCTCACCAACCCCCGTTGGCTGCTGCAGCCCATCCCTGGAAGAGGTGGGAAGGACATCTTCCTGGTGGACATCCCCCAGCACCTGATCCCCTTTGGGCAGGAAGCCTGTCCAATCTGGGCTTTCAAAAGGTGA